The Acidobacteriaceae bacterium genome includes a region encoding these proteins:
- a CDS encoding DUF1440 domain-containing protein has translation MASKHLVRGILAGVAGGLAASWVMNEFSATLGEKLSKAVETPAEQQELNLQSDGEDATMKAADKIVETVTGGRHLSHEQREIGGPIVHYSMGALAGGIYGALAEYTDFAKAGFGTTFGGVLFATADVLGVPAMHLGPWPDEYPVSSLASPLAAHLVYGATTELVRRIVREIL, from the coding sequence ATGGCAAGCAAGCATCTCGTGCGGGGAATTCTGGCGGGCGTAGCCGGCGGCCTGGCCGCCTCCTGGGTGATGAACGAGTTCAGCGCGACGCTCGGAGAAAAGCTCTCAAAAGCCGTCGAAACACCCGCTGAGCAACAGGAGTTGAACCTGCAATCCGACGGCGAAGACGCGACCATGAAGGCCGCCGACAAGATTGTCGAAACCGTCACCGGCGGACGTCACCTCTCGCACGAGCAGCGCGAGATCGGCGGCCCCATCGTGCACTACAGCATGGGTGCGCTCGCCGGCGGCATCTACGGCGCACTCGCCGAGTACACGGATTTTGCCAAGGCCGGCTTCGGCACCACCTTCGGCGGCGTGCTCTTCGCTACCGCCGACGTTCTCGGCGTTCCCGCCATGCACCTCGGCCCCTGGCCCGACGAGTATCCCGTAAGCTCTCTCGCCAGCCCGCTGGCCGCCCACCTCGTCTATGGCGCCACCACTGAACTCGTCCGCAGAATCGTCCGCGAAATTCTGTAG
- a CDS encoding PPC domain-containing DNA-binding protein, which produces MNLTCSILALTLSATFASAQSAPQYIPTSDAVPHGSAPGMWVKALNSGKGSAEYAVIFRAGDDPYPGLTQFAAEHHIQSAHFTAIGAFHDARLGFYDPDKKMYRVIPIDTQVEVVSLIGDIAQLNGKPSVHMHCVVSMPDGRALGGHFLSAHVAPLLEVFVTADPVPLTKKHDDATGLSLMDPNSK; this is translated from the coding sequence ATGAATCTCACCTGCTCCATCCTCGCTCTCACACTCTCCGCAACCTTCGCATCCGCGCAGTCTGCCCCGCAGTACATCCCCACCTCCGACGCCGTCCCGCACGGCTCCGCGCCCGGCATGTGGGTCAAGGCGCTGAACAGCGGCAAGGGCTCCGCCGAATACGCGGTCATCTTTCGCGCCGGCGACGATCCCTACCCCGGCCTCACGCAATTCGCCGCAGAGCACCACATCCAGAGCGCGCACTTCACCGCCATCGGCGCCTTCCACGACGCGCGCCTCGGCTTCTACGACCCCGACAAGAAGATGTATCGCGTCATCCCCATCGACACGCAGGTGGAAGTAGTCTCACTCATCGGCGACATCGCGCAGCTCAACGGCAAGCCCTCGGTGCACATGCACTGCGTGGTCTCCATGCCGGACGGCCGCGCGCTTGGCGGCCACTTCCTCAGCGCGCATGTCGCTCCGCTGCTCGAAGTCTTCGTCACCGCTGATCCCGTGCCGCTCACCAAGAAGCACGACGACGCGACAGGCCTGAGCCTCATGGACCCGAATAGCAAGTGA
- a CDS encoding outer membrane beta-barrel protein, translating to MISSAARNCCLSLLAIFGLMILPDAAKAQAGVYGMLSGGHYSGLGVGYGTPSTQSGGMTADGGTFGVYDNFLPFGPIRFGGDARFFIQNSANSTTYGNKLAGFIFGPRLEIAPPPPIPVKPYIQLEFGGVGTNNGSSNSKSTSFAYQVNGGIDFTVLPHLDIRGEYGAGQLTSIGNAHHTLQEYGIGLVLRM from the coding sequence ATGATCTCTTCGGCGGCTCGCAACTGCTGTCTTTCTCTTCTCGCGATTTTTGGGTTGATGATTCTGCCGGATGCGGCCAAGGCGCAGGCCGGAGTCTATGGCATGTTGAGCGGTGGACACTACTCAGGGCTGGGTGTGGGCTATGGGACGCCCTCAACGCAGAGTGGCGGCATGACGGCGGACGGCGGAACGTTTGGCGTCTACGACAACTTCCTGCCGTTCGGGCCGATCCGGTTCGGCGGCGATGCGCGATTCTTCATCCAGAACAGCGCGAACTCGACGACGTATGGAAACAAGCTCGCCGGGTTCATCTTTGGGCCGCGGCTGGAGATCGCGCCGCCGCCGCCGATTCCAGTCAAGCCGTATATCCAGCTCGAGTTCGGTGGCGTGGGCACGAACAACGGATCGAGCAACAGCAAGAGCACGTCGTTTGCGTACCAGGTGAATGGTGGTATCGACTTCACGGTGCTGCCGCATCTGGATATTCGCGGAGAGTACGGCGCGGGTCAGCTGACCAGCATCGGCAACGCGCACCACACGCTGCAGGAGTATGGGATTGGGCTGGTGCTGCGGATGTAG